A portion of the Cellulophaga algicola DSM 14237 genome contains these proteins:
- a CDS encoding toxin-antitoxin system YwqK family antitoxin: MKNICFSILIFCTSLFASGQGSIPNLPPLFLNSLFVEVKTTNGIIIYNYNYKNKKIENKEYSIYLIIDDNENEEVTDILEEESDFSFGKMTGYISTGTFLNNRKNGIWKTTYNDKLLKQECWQHGLIIDKYRVYNTKNEILYSTSFGTSGNGIFKDYYYEIGKLKEEGRYKNGKKEGEWCTYLQDGTLDKQINYTDGTPDSN; encoded by the coding sequence ATGAAAAATATTTGTTTTAGCATTCTAATATTTTGCACTAGTTTATTTGCAAGCGGTCAGGGAAGTATCCCCAATCTGCCTCCATTATTTTTGAATTCTTTATTTGTAGAAGTTAAAACAACTAATGGCATAATTATTTACAACTATAATTACAAAAATAAAAAAATAGAGAATAAGGAATACTCCATATATCTTATCATTGATGATAACGAAAATGAAGAAGTTACAGATATTCTTGAGGAGGAATCAGACTTTTCCTTTGGCAAAATGACAGGTTATATATCAACTGGCACCTTTCTCAATAATCGAAAAAATGGCATATGGAAAACAACTTATAATGACAAATTACTCAAACAAGAATGCTGGCAACACGGCTTAATTATAGATAAATATAGAGTATACAATACTAAAAACGAAATACTATATAGCACATCATTTGGGACCTCTGGTAATGGAATTTTTAAAGACTACTATTATGAAATTGGCAAATTAAAAGAAGAAGGACGTTATAAAAACGGTAAAAAAGAAGGAGAATGGTGTACCTACCTGCAAGATGGCACTTTAGATAAACAAATAAATTATACGGACGGTACTCCAGATTCCAATTAA
- a CDS encoding aldo/keto reductase — translation MKEIVLNDGNKIPIIGFGTYKATEQEGIEAVKFALKNGYRLLDTAAKYNNEEAVGKGIKLSGVPREEIKVTTKLWRENLSYEEAKSEFETSLQKLQLEYIDLYLIHWPANAKNYDHWQHANAEAWRAMEDLQTEGKIKSIGVSNFWPGHLEALFKTARVLPAINQIEFHPGYWQPAVTAYCKTKNITVQSWSPLGRGAVLENETLKKIAQNHKTTVAKVCLRWVTQHEVIVIPKSTTKERIKENIDIFDFKLTQEEIQQINDIPKLGYSGEHPNVWPDREE, via the coding sequence ATGAAAGAAATTGTTTTAAATGACGGAAATAAAATACCTATTATAGGTTTTGGAACGTATAAAGCAACAGAACAAGAAGGTATTGAAGCTGTTAAATTTGCTTTAAAAAATGGCTATCGCTTGCTAGATACTGCTGCAAAATATAACAATGAAGAAGCCGTTGGTAAAGGCATCAAACTAAGTGGTGTTCCTAGAGAAGAAATTAAAGTTACTACAAAATTATGGAGAGAAAACCTTTCCTATGAAGAGGCTAAATCTGAATTTGAAACCTCTCTACAAAAACTACAATTAGAATACATAGACTTATACTTGATTCATTGGCCTGCAAATGCTAAAAATTATGATCATTGGCAGCATGCAAATGCGGAAGCATGGCGCGCTATGGAAGATTTGCAGACCGAAGGGAAAATAAAATCTATTGGTGTTAGTAATTTTTGGCCAGGACATTTAGAAGCGCTTTTTAAAACAGCACGAGTTTTACCCGCTATTAATCAGATAGAATTTCACCCTGGATATTGGCAACCAGCTGTTACGGCATATTGTAAAACTAAAAATATTACGGTACAATCTTGGTCGCCTCTTGGCAGAGGAGCCGTTTTAGAAAACGAAACATTAAAAAAAATTGCTCAAAATCATAAAACTACAGTTGCCAAAGTTTGTTTACGCTGGGTAACGCAGCATGAGGTTATTGTAATTCCAAAATCGACAACAAAAGAACGCATCAAAGAAAATATTGATATTTTCGATTTTAAATTAACACAAGAAGAAATTCAACAGATTAATGATATTCCAAAACTAGGGTATAGCGGAGAGCATCCTAATGTATGGCCAGATAGAGAAGAATAA
- a CDS encoding toxin-antitoxin system YwqK family antitoxin, with protein sequence MISIVSSQNKRISPDINVRPTNSYDFKIVLKQGIPLYQYEVNSALEGDYNILIFYKDSSKKDSIINDSDGPRMTLQYDLPFSKYKTDKNIEIGIFKNGFKNGLWETKQKNRIVKKENWRHGLITGDYRVYSTKNEILYSTSFGTSGNGIFKDYYYEIGELKEEGRYKKGKKEGEWCTYLKDGTLDKQINYTDGNPDTK encoded by the coding sequence ATGATTTCGATAGTGTCCTCTCAAAACAAGAGAATCTCTCCAGATATTAATGTTAGACCAACAAATTCTTATGATTTTAAAATAGTTCTTAAACAAGGTATTCCGCTATACCAATATGAAGTAAATTCTGCTTTAGAAGGTGATTATAACATTCTTATATTTTACAAAGACTCCTCTAAAAAAGATTCTATTATAAATGACAGTGATGGTCCAAGAATGACATTACAATATGATCTACCCTTTAGCAAATACAAAACTGATAAAAATATTGAAATAGGAATATTTAAAAATGGATTCAAGAATGGACTATGGGAAACTAAACAAAAAAATAGAATAGTTAAAAAAGAAAATTGGAGACATGGACTAATAACTGGCGATTATAGGGTATACAGTACTAAAAACGAAATACTCTATAGCACATCATTTGGGACATCCGGCAATGGCATTTTTAAAGACTACTATTATGAAATTGGCGAATTAAAAGAAGAAGGACGTTATAAAAAAGGTAAAAAAGAAGGAGAATGGTGTACTTACTTAAAAGATGGTACTTTAGATAAACAAATAAATTATACAGACGGAAATCCGGATACCAAATAA